A stretch of the Pelodiscus sinensis isolate JC-2024 chromosome 8, ASM4963464v1, whole genome shotgun sequence genome encodes the following:
- the NFKB2 gene encoding nuclear factor NF-kappa-B p100 subunit isoform X7, which yields MDYDDFQFSSRLMEQKEPLMETAGFQPSAPRAGGRASLGVFPFSSAAEGPYLIIIEQPKQRGFRFRYGCEGPSHGGLPGASSEKGRKTYPTVKICNYSGVARIEVDLVTHSDPPRVHAHSLVGKQCNEAGNCIVTVGPKDMTAQFNNLGVLHVTKKNMMEIMKDKLKQQKMRNRSQALTESELREIELEAKELKKVMDLSIVRLRFTAYLRDSNGNFTLPLNPVISDPIHDSKSPGASNLKISRMDKTAGSVRGGDEVYLLCDKVQKDDIEVRFYEDDENGWQAFGDFSPTDVHKQYAIVFRTPPYHKPKIDRPVTVFLQLKRKRGGDVSDSKQFTYYPVVEDKEEVERKRKKVLPQFPQHFGGGSHMGGAGGGSSGFGSGGGGNLNYPYSSALTYNNIYPSGPHPMGGYHGGVQMARAQEGANGKRPPAEESQRQELQTHAQHCSTMLALAQRSARALLDYSVTADPRMLLAAQRHLAASQDENGDTPLHLAIIHEQTGVIRQLVHVLLGTHSQPVINVANHLQQTPLHLAVITKQPQVVGLLLQAQADPTLLDRYGNSLLHLALQTGDEAMLRTLLGHLGSSAPGLLGTPNYHGLLPVHLAVRVKSLACLDLLVRMGADVNGAERQGGRTPLHLAVEMESLNVAAHLVKKLGADVNARTFAGNTPLHLAAGLGSPVLTKMLIKAGADVLCENDEPVRSSSSEASSDPESEPEAGMEQDAEHTGTSPAAEHRSREPGPWGATRCRRHTPLDLTRSRKVREILLQASLQGPESEPSAAPQPGTILSLDSHTLQGLEQLLNRDHSGSDWTELAQRLGLRSLVETYKDTASPSGSLLLSYELAGGSLGGLLEALEAMGLSEGVRMLRQAETAGKLQSAELKEDSAYGSQSVEEEQPLALNPLLPAERASAPPHSQQQQVH from the exons ATGGACTACGACGACTTCCAGTTCAGCTCCCGCCTGATGGAGCAGAAGGAGCCGCTGATGGAGACGG CGGGTTTCCAGCCGTCGGCCCCGCGTGCAGGTGGGCGCGCTTCACTCGGTGTCTTTCCTTTCTCCTCCGCAGCCGAAGGGCCCTATCTCATCATCATCGAGCAGCCCAAGCAG CGTGGGTTCCGGTTCCGGTACGGCTGTGAAGGCCCCTCGCACGGCGGGCTGCCTGGCGCATCCAGCGAGAAGGGACGCAAGACTTACCCTACTGTCAAG ATCTGCAACTACAGTGGCGTGGCGCGCATTGAGGTGGATCTGGTGACGCACAGCGACCCGCCGCGGGTGCACGCCCACAGCCTGGTGGGGAAGCAGTGCAACGAGGCTGGGAATTGCATCGTGACCGTGGGCCCCAAGGACATGACGGCACA ATTCAACAACCTTGGGGTGCTCCATGTCACCAAGAAGAACATGATGGAGATCATGAAGGACAAGCTGAAGCAGCAGAAGATGCGTAACAGAAGCCAGGCGCTGACAG AGTCCGAGCTGCGGGAGATCGAGCTGGAGGCGAAGGAGCTGAAGAAGGTCATGGACCTGAGCATCGTGCGCCTCCGCTTCACCGCCTACCTCCGCGACAGCAACGGGAACTTCACGCTGCCCCTGAACCCCGTCATCTCCGACCCCATCCACGACAGCA AGTCCCCCGGGGCTTCCAACCTGAAGATCTCCCGGATGGACAAGACAGCGGGCTCGGTGCGCGGCGGGGACGAGGTCTACTTGCTGTGCGATAAAGTCCAGAAAG atgacatCGAGGTGCGGTTCTACGAGGACGATGAGAACGGCTGGCAGGCCTTTGGGGACTTCTCCCCGACGGACGTGCACAAGCAG TACGCCATCGTCTTCCGCACGCCGCCCTACCACAAGCCCAAGATCGACCGCCCCGTCACTGTCTTCCTGCAGCTGAAGCGGAAGCGGGGGGGCGACGTGAGCGACTCCAAGCAGTTCACCTACTACCCCGTGGTGGAAG ATAAGGAGGAGGTGGAGCGGAAGAGGAAGAAggtgctgcctcagtttccccagcactTCGGTGGGGGCTCGCACATgggaggggccggcgggggaAGCAGCGGGTTTGGCTCTGGTGGAG GCGGGAATCTGAACTACCCCTACTCCTCGGCGCTGACTTACAACAACATCTACCCGTCTGGCCCCCACCCCATGGGCGGCTACCacgggggggtgcagatggccaGGGCCCAAGAGGGGGCCAATGGCAAGCGCCCCCCTGCGGAGGAGAGCCAGCGGCAGGAGCTGCAGACCCACG CCCAGCACTGCAGCACGATGCTGGCTCTGGCGCAGCGGAGCGCCCGCGCCCTGCTGGACTACTCGGTCACCGCTGACCCCCGCATGCTGTTGGCCGCCCAGCGGCACCTGGCCGCCTCCCAGGACGAGAACGGAGACAC GCCTTTGCATCTCGCCATCATCCACGAGCAGACGGGGGTGATCAGGCAGCTGGTTCACGTCCTCCTTGGCACCCACAGCCAGCCAGTCATCAACGTGGCCAACCACCTGCAGCAG aCCCCCCTGCACCTGGCAGTGATCACCAAGCAGCCGCAGGtggtggggctgctgctgcaggcccagGCGGACCCCACGCTGCTGGATCGCTACGGCAACTCGCTGCTGCACCTGGCGCTCCAGACGGGCGACGAGGCCATGCTGAGGACCCTGCTGGGGCACCTGGGCTCCTCCGCCCCCGGCCTGCTCGGCACGCCCAATTACCACG GCCTGCTCCCCGTGCACCTGGCTGTGCGGGTGAAGAGTCTGGCCTGCCTGGACCTGCTGGTGAGGATGGGAGCGGACGTGAATGGCGCGGAGCGGCAGGGCGGGCGGACGCCCCTGCACCTGGCCGTGGAGATGGAGAGCCTCAACGTGGCCGCCCACCTGGTGAAGAAG CTGGGCGCCGATGTCAACGCTCGGACGTTTGCGGGCAACACCCCTCTGCATCTGGCTGCCGGCCTGGGCTCCCCCGTCCTCACCAAAATGCTCATCAAAGCAg GAGCGGACGTCCTCTGTGAGAACGACGAGCCGGTGCGGTCGTCCTCGTCCGAAGCCAGCAGCGACCCGGAGAGCGAGCCGGAGGCGGGCATGGAGCAGGATGCAGAGCACACGGGCACCAGCCCTGCGGCTGAGCACAGAAGCAGGGAGCCCGGCCCCTGGGGAGCTACGCGGTGCCGGAGACACACGCCGCTGGACCTAACCCGGAGTCGCAAG GTGCGGGAGATCCTGCTGCAAGCCTCGCTGCAGGGCCCCGAGTCGGAGccatctgctgccccccagccag GGACCATCCTGTCGCTCGACAGCCAcaccctgcagggcctggagcagctgctgaaCCGGGACCACAGCGGCTCGGACTGGACCGAGCTGGCCCAGAGGCTGGGCCTGCGCAGCCTGGTGGAGACGTACAAGGACACGGCCTCGCCCAGTGGGAGCCTCCTGCTCAGCTACGAG CTGGCGGGCGGCAGCCTGGGGGGCCTGCTGGAGGCGCTGGAGGCCATGGGGCTGAGCGAGGGCGTGAGGATGCTGCGCCAGGCGGAGACGGCCGGCAAGCTGCAGAGCGCAG AGCTCAAGGAGGACAGCGCCTACGGGAGCCAGTCGGTGGAAGAGGAGCAGCCCCTGGCGCTGAACCCGCTGCTTCCCGCCGAGCGGGCCAGCgcgcccccccacagccagcagcagcaggtgcacTGA